One genomic window of Streptomyces sp. NBC_01276 includes the following:
- a CDS encoding ArsR/SmtB family transcription factor — MISYELGVEDLADTRFAISPLHETVLSLRVLRDPGLSALHLPWRRTVLGRLGGLDTGLLMSVVASRRTLPDFLTPRPACFEPAFEDELAVVGRTGPATVRRDLLATHAPDPLPDELRAARAADDASVLALRDALCDLLRRYWQVAVEPVWPRMRLLLEADMTYRARQLAVGGARLLFADMHPNLRWHDGVLHIGQMVSRYHARASGRGLLLVPSVFANKPAPPVGADEAPMMSYPSRGLATLWAPEPLPDPSALVSLLGASRTRLLGLLDAPLPTVEIARRTGVTPSAVSQHLRVLYATGLVTRARDGRHVLYRRSPLGDQLTGGG; from the coding sequence ATGATCAGCTACGAACTGGGCGTCGAGGACCTGGCGGACACGCGGTTCGCGATCTCGCCCCTGCACGAGACCGTGCTCAGCCTCCGGGTGCTGCGCGACCCGGGACTGTCCGCGCTGCACCTGCCGTGGCGCCGGACCGTCCTCGGCCGGCTCGGCGGGCTCGACACCGGCCTGCTGATGTCCGTGGTCGCGTCGCGGCGCACACTGCCCGACTTCCTCACGCCGCGTCCCGCGTGCTTCGAGCCGGCCTTCGAGGACGAACTGGCCGTCGTGGGCCGGACCGGCCCCGCCACGGTCCGGCGCGACCTGCTGGCCACGCACGCCCCGGACCCGCTCCCCGACGAACTGCGCGCCGCCCGCGCCGCCGACGACGCATCCGTCCTCGCGCTCCGCGACGCCCTGTGCGACCTGCTGCGGCGGTACTGGCAGGTCGCCGTCGAGCCGGTGTGGCCGCGGATGCGGCTGCTGCTGGAGGCCGACATGACGTACCGCGCGCGGCAACTGGCCGTGGGGGGCGCCCGCCTGCTGTTCGCCGACATGCACCCGAACCTGCGCTGGCACGACGGCGTGCTGCACATCGGTCAGATGGTCAGCCGGTATCACGCCCGCGCCTCCGGGCGGGGGCTGCTGCTCGTACCGTCCGTGTTCGCGAACAAACCCGCACCACCGGTCGGCGCGGACGAGGCGCCCATGATGTCGTACCCGAGCCGCGGGCTGGCGACCCTGTGGGCCCCGGAGCCCCTCCCCGACCCCTCCGCCCTCGTGTCCCTGCTCGGCGCGTCCCGGACCCGGCTGCTGGGGCTGCTCGACGCGCCGCTCCCCACGGTCGAGATCGCCCGCCGCACCGGGGTCACCCCGAGCGCGGTGTCGCAGCACTTGCGGGTGCTGTACGCGACCGGACTCGTGACCCGGGCGCGCGACGGACGGCACGTCCTGTACCGCCGCAGCCCCCTGGGCGATCAGCTGACCGGCGGCGGCTGA
- a CDS encoding phosphotransferase family protein: MRGVVRREHLAEAARAALGGGQRLDRVSRLRGGSKKGVYRLGFDDGSTAVVYVWDEGENYWPTAHGGAADRLADPLAPASGIELFEAAHRRLEALGVRTPRVHLADRSGRWCPADIAVVEDVPGENLEALLDGDPRRAETALARLAGVLDVLRRHSGPGFGKVALLDDGGTAHGRSCEEVVLGRALADLAEAASRDARIARAGARLEDEVRRLAAAVPPRAQYGLVHGELGPDHVLVDGDGQPVLIDIEGLMFFDVEWEHAFLRIRFAEHYRRLNGSGLDERRLDFYALAMRLSLVAGPLRLLDGDFPDREAMRGIAEYNLRQALALLPAHGR; the protein is encoded by the coding sequence ATGCGCGGGGTCGTCCGGCGTGAGCATCTGGCGGAGGCCGCGCGTGCGGCCCTGGGAGGCGGGCAGCGGCTCGACCGGGTGTCGCGGCTTCGGGGCGGCAGCAAGAAGGGCGTGTACCGGCTGGGATTCGACGACGGCTCCACCGCCGTCGTCTACGTCTGGGACGAAGGCGAGAACTACTGGCCCACCGCGCACGGCGGGGCCGCCGACCGCCTGGCGGACCCCCTTGCGCCCGCCTCCGGCATCGAGCTGTTCGAGGCGGCCCACAGGCGTCTGGAGGCCCTCGGGGTCCGTACGCCCCGCGTGCATCTGGCCGACCGGAGCGGGCGGTGGTGCCCGGCCGACATCGCCGTGGTCGAGGACGTACCCGGCGAGAACCTCGAAGCGCTGCTCGACGGCGATCCGCGCCGCGCGGAGACGGCCCTCGCCCGGCTCGCCGGGGTGCTCGACGTGCTGCGACGCCACTCGGGTCCCGGCTTCGGAAAGGTCGCGCTGCTCGACGACGGCGGTACCGCCCACGGCCGTTCGTGCGAGGAGGTCGTCCTCGGCCGGGCGCTCGCCGACCTCGCCGAAGCCGCCTCGCGCGACGCCCGGATCGCCCGCGCGGGTGCCCGTCTGGAGGACGAGGTGCGCCGGCTGGCGGCCGCCGTGCCCCCGCGCGCGCAGTACGGTCTCGTCCACGGGGAGCTCGGACCGGACCACGTCCTGGTGGACGGGGACGGGCAGCCGGTCCTCATCGACATCGAGGGCCTGATGTTCTTCGACGTCGAGTGGGAGCACGCGTTCCTGCGCATCCGGTTCGCCGAGCACTACCGGCGCCTGAACGGCTCCGGGCTCGACGAACGGAGGCTGGACTTCTACGCGTTGGCGATGCGCCTGTCCCTCGTCGCCGGACCGCTGCGGCTCCTCGACGGCGACTTCCCGGACCGCGAGGCCATGCGGGGCATAGCCGAGTACAACCTCCGCCAGGCCCTCGCCCTGCTGCCCGCCCACGGCCGCTGA
- a CDS encoding putative quinol monooxygenase has protein sequence MSEPVQLLIHITTLPGRGPEQIAAFERLAPVVRAEEGCLRYDMHQVSGEPDRFVLIERWSSQEALAAHDATAHMVEADAASPVFRAGPAVVVRLAAEPLA, from the coding sequence ATGTCGGAACCGGTGCAACTCCTCATACACATCACCACCCTTCCGGGACGCGGGCCCGAGCAGATCGCCGCGTTCGAGCGCCTCGCGCCGGTCGTCCGCGCCGAGGAGGGGTGCCTGCGGTACGACATGCACCAGGTGAGCGGGGAGCCGGACCGCTTCGTCCTCATCGAGCGGTGGTCCTCCCAGGAGGCGCTCGCCGCCCACGACGCCACCGCGCACATGGTCGAAGCCGATGCGGCGAGCCCGGTGTTCCGGGCGGGCCCCGCCGTGGTCGTCCGGCTCGCGGCCGAACCTCTGGCCTGA
- a CDS encoding N-acetyltransferase family protein, translating to MTAHTHPAGATTRIRPGTEDDLAGLTRIYNHYVTATPVTFDTEPFTPERRRPWLLDHPASGPHRLLVAEEGGKPLGYATSGPFRPKRAYATSVETSVYLAPECTGRGIGSLLYASLFEVLEQEDVHVALAGVTLPNAASQRLHERFGFRPVGVFEEVGRKFDRFWDVAWYRKPLRPGPS from the coding sequence ATGACGGCGCACACGCACCCGGCCGGCGCGACGACGAGGATCCGGCCCGGCACCGAGGACGACCTCGCCGGACTTACCCGGATCTACAACCACTACGTCACCGCCACGCCGGTCACCTTCGACACCGAGCCGTTCACCCCGGAACGGCGCCGGCCGTGGCTGCTGGACCATCCCGCCTCCGGCCCGCACCGGCTCCTGGTGGCCGAGGAGGGCGGGAAGCCGCTCGGCTACGCCACCAGCGGCCCGTTCCGCCCGAAGCGGGCCTACGCGACCTCCGTGGAGACCAGCGTGTACCTCGCGCCCGAATGCACGGGACGCGGCATCGGCAGCCTGCTCTACGCGTCGCTCTTCGAGGTGCTGGAGCAGGAGGACGTCCATGTGGCGCTGGCCGGCGTCACCCTGCCGAACGCGGCGTCCCAGCGGCTCCACGAGCGGTTCGGCTTCCGCCCGGTCGGCGTCTTCGAGGAGGTCGGCCGGAAGTTCGACAGGTTCTGGGACGTGGCCTGGTACCGGAAGCCGCTGCGTCCCGGCCCCTCGTGA
- a CDS encoding TOMM precursor leader peptide-binding protein gives MTTPSAPSVARTPLGAALAAAGLTVLDARGALETAAGRAVVVLDEWTLEDAAALSRHALDHPVTLLPVRCDGALTVVGPVLRPGAVGCVSCTEYRRLATIGGRVPWHSPGLRLAGRPSPALVDAVVALAAELLGRPAPAPGAGADVRILHGGHATWSGHTFRPVGGCAVCLPLPEDAAGAARPRWAPQPLPDPEVLRGSNSRTDRAALRAELYDERFGPVHRVVRTEDSAHSLTSAYVTLGRDLPDGGYGRATDYDGSERVALFEAVERLSGMSPQGRRTVLRASYAELGPERAVDPERLGLPDPAHHGHPASPTVPYTPGLELDWVHGWSLTRGRPAAVPEHVAYWDPGPGRPRVVYECSSGCGLGNSPQEAALYGLFEVAERDAFLMAWYGRTPLRRIALPDEDLEVLHLADRAELAGYRLTVLDATNDFGVPAVVAIARHTRPRSAAPQVFLAAGAHHDPRRAIRSAVVETVTNLFHSGQRLRAEPDAFDPLRLRAMLERPELVVDLSDHTALYGLPEARPRTDVLFGDDRPTPWREAWPGAPEPVTDLSALLDVTVRRLAGAGLEVIVVGQDEPGVRERLGLYTAKAVVPGALPMTFGHVNRRTRGLPRLLEVPHRLGRAPGPLRHDELPLHPHPFP, from the coding sequence GTGACGACCCCGTCGGCGCCCTCCGTCGCCCGCACCCCGCTCGGTGCGGCCCTCGCGGCGGCCGGGCTGACCGTCCTCGACGCGCGCGGGGCCCTGGAGACCGCGGCGGGCCGGGCCGTGGTCGTCCTGGACGAGTGGACCCTGGAGGACGCCGCCGCGCTGTCGCGGCACGCCCTCGACCACCCCGTGACCCTGCTCCCGGTGCGCTGCGACGGGGCGCTGACGGTCGTGGGCCCGGTACTGCGGCCGGGCGCGGTGGGCTGCGTCTCCTGCACGGAGTACCGCAGGCTCGCCACCATCGGCGGCCGCGTCCCGTGGCACAGCCCCGGGTTGCGGCTGGCGGGCCGCCCCTCCCCCGCCCTGGTGGACGCCGTGGTCGCACTGGCCGCCGAGCTGCTGGGGCGCCCCGCTCCGGCCCCGGGCGCCGGCGCGGACGTACGGATCCTGCACGGCGGGCACGCCACCTGGTCCGGGCACACCTTCCGCCCGGTCGGCGGGTGCGCGGTGTGCCTGCCGCTGCCCGAGGACGCCGCCGGGGCGGCCCGCCCCCGGTGGGCACCGCAGCCGCTGCCGGACCCGGAGGTGCTGCGGGGGTCCAACTCCCGTACGGACCGGGCCGCTCTGCGCGCCGAGCTGTACGACGAGCGGTTCGGCCCGGTCCACCGGGTGGTGCGCACCGAGGATTCCGCGCACAGCCTCACGAGTGCCTACGTCACCCTGGGCCGGGACCTGCCGGACGGCGGGTACGGGCGTGCCACCGACTACGACGGCAGCGAACGGGTGGCCCTCTTCGAGGCGGTCGAGCGGCTGTCCGGGATGAGCCCGCAGGGGCGCCGCACCGTACTGCGGGCCTCCTACGCGGAGTTGGGGCCGGAGCGGGCCGTGGACCCGGAGCGGCTGGGGCTGCCCGATCCGGCCCACCACGGTCATCCCGCCTCGCCGACCGTGCCGTACACACCGGGGCTGGAGCTCGACTGGGTGCACGGCTGGTCACTCACCCGAGGGCGTCCGGCAGCCGTGCCCGAGCACGTCGCGTACTGGGATCCCGGTCCGGGGCGGCCGCGGGTCGTCTACGAGTGCTCCAGCGGCTGCGGCCTGGGCAACAGCCCGCAGGAGGCGGCCCTGTACGGGCTGTTCGAGGTGGCCGAGCGGGACGCGTTCCTGATGGCGTGGTACGGGAGGACGCCGCTGCGCCGGATCGCGCTGCCGGACGAGGACCTCGAAGTGCTGCACCTCGCCGACCGGGCGGAGCTGGCCGGCTACCGGCTCACGGTGCTGGACGCCACGAACGACTTCGGCGTCCCGGCGGTCGTCGCGATCGCCCGGCACACCCGTCCCCGGTCGGCGGCGCCGCAGGTCTTCCTGGCCGCGGGGGCGCACCACGATCCGCGTAGGGCGATCCGTTCCGCCGTGGTGGAGACGGTGACGAACCTCTTCCACTCCGGTCAGCGGCTGCGGGCCGAGCCGGACGCCTTCGATCCGCTGCGGCTGCGCGCCATGCTGGAGCGGCCCGAACTCGTGGTAGACCTGAGCGACCACACCGCCCTCTACGGTCTCCCGGAGGCCCGGCCGCGCACGGACGTCCTCTTCGGCGACGACCGGCCGACCCCGTGGCGGGAGGCCTGGCCGGGCGCACCGGAACCGGTGACGGACCTGTCCGCGCTGCTCGACGTGACGGTACGCCGCCTGGCGGGGGCCGGTCTGGAGGTGATCGTGGTCGGGCAGGACGAGCCGGGCGTGCGCGAGCGCCTCGGCCTGTACACGGCCAAGGCCGTGGTGCCGGGGGCGTTGCCGATGACCTTCGGGCACGTCAACCGCCGTACCCGGGGGCTGCCCCGTCTCCTGGAGGTCCCGCACCGCCTGGGCCGCGCCCCCGGTCCGCTGCGCCACGACGAACTCCCGCTCCACCCGCACCCGTTCCCCTGA
- a CDS encoding lantibiotic dehydratase — protein MTPPSPVVRTAPYALVRATTLSHPAQSPDAACFREGLERLTHLARESARLLPGLTEALYASRGGHPDSFHRDVVLPLRRALHNGREPRAGVLAGLGDLPERVPQLREWLELRERLASARARLAGSAPAALAAERDALAAWCREPALALAASATGADLLAAVERAGAGAGAGGRRARKEEPGVLRHAVRAATRSSPVSWFTAVGWGPLAGGPDPAERAGTDWGDGDLLGPTGNHVRTSRSLVAALCEALLADPRRRGRLPHRMASAARTADGRATFARTRGPSTVGRFLVTDEDEVEVVASAPLERVAELCRTPATPAELADALAAPQDRAAALAYVDQLVDAGLLVPVAPVGPQDPDPLGALAAWLRRAGREGGADDGRADAALAARLDEIADATRKFGATDPRERAALLAVLRERWAVLLASAGRALPPDNPVPPVLTEDVVARRPVAADALFTADDHEALREVGALAELFDLGHLARRALRDRFVARYGRGGVCHPVWDFGKETVEAWEDTVRNALLPPDGDLTALPTRAAELVRLRAAFGAEVSARTGSPEDPDADVVLPPELVGAFAARLPGWAASRPLSYAHFVQRDAQRGLLCVNHTYGGWGRVGSRFLGLLDPGATAAVAEEVVRGLGPGARPVQFRPVHGFNANLQPRFVPDEVVAEEHGPAGTTDGGRPPIADSDVELFHDETDDQVRLRLRDTGEPLDVLYPGLLVTGLLTTRCAPLVHDHPEGVVSFASLVPRRVTEVPGGQLVRTPRLRHRHVVLRRRRWKLAAGTVAALRGELAAAGAEVPFEAAARWRALLGVPDQLFLHPPLGAPAGAGGAEDGAPARPAPPKPQFVDLGNALHLRCLDKWLARHPDGLVLEEALPAPGGRRRATRAVEVVVETYREGCAS, from the coding sequence ATGACACCCCCTTCGCCCGTCGTGCGCACCGCCCCGTACGCGCTGGTGCGCGCGACGACGCTGAGCCACCCCGCACAGTCCCCGGACGCGGCCTGCTTCCGCGAGGGACTGGAGCGGCTGACGCATCTGGCGAGGGAGTCGGCCCGCCTGCTGCCCGGACTGACCGAGGCCCTGTACGCGAGCCGCGGCGGTCACCCCGACTCCTTCCACCGGGACGTGGTCCTGCCCCTGCGCCGGGCCCTGCACAACGGGCGGGAGCCCCGGGCCGGCGTTCTGGCCGGCCTCGGCGACCTGCCCGAGCGGGTGCCGCAACTGCGGGAGTGGCTGGAGTTACGGGAGCGTCTCGCCTCGGCACGGGCCCGGCTCGCCGGATCGGCGCCCGCCGCGCTGGCGGCGGAACGCGACGCCCTCGCCGCCTGGTGCCGCGAGCCCGCCCTCGCCCTCGCGGCCTCCGCCACCGGCGCGGACCTGCTGGCCGCCGTCGAACGGGCGGGCGCCGGGGCCGGGGCCGGCGGGCGCCGCGCCCGCAAGGAGGAGCCCGGGGTCCTGCGGCACGCCGTGCGCGCCGCCACCCGGAGCAGCCCCGTGTCCTGGTTCACCGCGGTCGGCTGGGGGCCCCTCGCGGGCGGTCCCGACCCGGCGGAGCGGGCCGGCACCGACTGGGGGGACGGCGATCTGCTGGGCCCGACCGGCAACCACGTCCGCACCAGCCGGAGCCTGGTGGCGGCGCTGTGCGAGGCGCTGCTCGCCGACCCGCGCAGGCGGGGCCGGCTCCCGCACCGGATGGCGAGTGCGGCCCGTACCGCCGACGGGCGCGCCACCTTCGCCCGTACCCGGGGCCCCTCCACCGTCGGCCGCTTCCTCGTCACCGACGAGGATGAGGTGGAAGTCGTGGCGAGCGCGCCGCTGGAGCGGGTGGCCGAGCTGTGCCGGACGCCCGCCACGCCCGCGGAACTGGCGGACGCGCTGGCCGCGCCGCAGGACCGCGCGGCCGCCCTCGCGTACGTGGACCAGCTCGTGGACGCCGGTCTGCTGGTCCCGGTAGCGCCCGTCGGACCGCAGGATCCCGATCCGCTGGGCGCTCTCGCCGCCTGGCTGCGACGGGCGGGCCGCGAAGGCGGCGCGGACGACGGGAGGGCCGACGCGGCCCTGGCGGCCCGACTCGACGAAATCGCCGATGCCACACGGAAGTTCGGCGCGACGGACCCGCGCGAGCGGGCCGCGCTGCTCGCGGTCCTGCGCGAGCGGTGGGCGGTCCTGCTCGCTTCGGCGGGGCGGGCACTGCCCCCGGACAACCCCGTTCCCCCCGTGCTGACGGAGGACGTGGTGGCGCGGCGGCCGGTGGCCGCCGACGCCCTGTTCACCGCCGACGACCACGAGGCACTGCGTGAAGTCGGCGCCCTGGCGGAGCTGTTCGATCTCGGACACCTGGCGCGGCGGGCCCTGCGGGACCGCTTCGTGGCCCGGTACGGCCGGGGCGGGGTCTGCCACCCCGTCTGGGACTTCGGCAAGGAGACGGTGGAGGCCTGGGAGGACACCGTCCGGAACGCGCTGCTCCCCCCGGACGGAGACCTGACCGCGCTGCCGACCCGCGCGGCCGAACTCGTCCGGCTGCGGGCGGCGTTCGGGGCCGAAGTGTCGGCCCGCACCGGATCCCCGGAGGATCCCGACGCCGATGTGGTGCTGCCTCCCGAGCTGGTCGGGGCCTTCGCCGCGCGGCTGCCGGGCTGGGCGGCGTCGCGCCCGCTGTCGTACGCGCACTTCGTCCAACGGGACGCCCAGCGCGGCCTGTTGTGCGTGAACCACACCTACGGCGGCTGGGGGCGGGTCGGGAGCCGGTTCCTCGGCCTGCTCGACCCGGGGGCGACCGCCGCGGTCGCGGAGGAGGTCGTGCGCGGCCTGGGACCCGGGGCCCGGCCGGTGCAGTTCCGTCCGGTCCACGGCTTCAACGCGAACCTGCAGCCGCGGTTCGTGCCGGACGAGGTCGTCGCGGAGGAGCACGGCCCCGCCGGGACCACGGACGGCGGCCGGCCGCCGATCGCGGACTCCGACGTGGAGCTCTTCCACGACGAGACCGACGACCAGGTGCGGCTGCGGCTGCGCGACACCGGCGAGCCGCTGGACGTCCTCTATCCGGGTCTGCTGGTGACCGGCCTGCTCACCACGCGCTGCGCCCCCCTGGTCCACGACCACCCGGAGGGGGTCGTCTCCTTCGCCTCGCTGGTGCCCCGCCGGGTCACCGAGGTGCCCGGCGGGCAGCTGGTCCGCACTCCCCGGCTGCGGCACCGGCACGTCGTGCTCCGGCGCCGCCGCTGGAAGCTGGCCGCCGGCACGGTGGCGGCCCTGCGCGGCGAACTGGCCGCCGCCGGGGCCGAGGTCCCCTTCGAGGCCGCCGCGCGCTGGCGGGCCCTGCTGGGCGTCCCCGACCAGCTGTTCCTGCACCCGCCGCTCGGCGCGCCGGCGGGCGCCGGCGGGGCGGAGGACGGCGCGCCGGCCCGGCCGGCGCCGCCGAAGCCGCAGTTCGTCGACCTCGGCAACGCCCTGCACCTGCGGTGCCTCGACAAGTGGCTGGCCCGTCACCCCGACGGACTGGTGCTGGAGGAGGCACTGCCCGCTCCCGGAGGCCGACGGCGGGCGACGCGCGCCGTCGAGGTCGTGGTGGAGACCTACCGGGAGGGGTGCGCCTCATGA
- a CDS encoding thiopeptide-type bacteriocin: MADFDAATSFEAHDLDLGGITVTAMRDTAGVSALAAASSTSTCGIPTATACQCSHQQPHLPGVV, from the coding sequence ATGGCAGATTTCGACGCGGCCACGTCCTTCGAGGCCCACGACCTGGACCTCGGCGGCATCACCGTCACCGCGATGCGCGACACCGCGGGCGTTTCGGCCCTCGCGGCGGCCTCGTCCACCTCCACCTGTGGCATTCCCACCGCCACCGCCTGTCAGTGCAGCCACCAGCAGCCCCACCTTCCCGGCGTGGTCTGA
- a CDS encoding VanZ family protein has protein sequence MDVPKDTATSARRGRARRRGVRKAAAPPPSQPPPARPLVRALAMLAAFAGTVLFGIALARVTLEPSAASAGLVHGNVRPGASIRAYLDGAPAREAAEQLGGNLLLGVPFGVLLPVLLPRTRGLLRVAFPTAVVMTLVELIQGALVTGRAFDVDDVILNTGGALLGYLLLGRRASRAVHPRRHHWWQRRPRRGPAAPALPPPSATGDGEP, from the coding sequence GTGGACGTGCCGAAGGACACCGCCACCTCCGCGAGGCGGGGCCGCGCCCGGCGCCGCGGAGTGCGGAAGGCCGCCGCCCCGCCGCCGTCGCAGCCCCCGCCCGCCCGTCCGCTCGTGCGCGCCCTGGCGATGCTCGCCGCGTTCGCCGGAACCGTCCTGTTCGGCATCGCCCTGGCCCGCGTCACCCTCGAACCGTCCGCGGCGTCGGCCGGCCTCGTGCACGGCAACGTCCGCCCGGGTGCGTCGATCAGGGCCTACCTCGACGGCGCGCCGGCCCGGGAGGCCGCCGAGCAGCTCGGTGGAAACCTCCTGCTCGGCGTCCCGTTCGGGGTGCTCCTGCCCGTCCTCCTGCCGCGGACCCGCGGTCTGCTGCGCGTGGCGTTCCCGACGGCCGTCGTGATGACGCTCGTGGAGCTCATCCAGGGCGCGCTGGTGACGGGCCGGGCCTTCGACGTCGACGACGTCATCCTCAACACCGGTGGCGCGCTCCTCGGTTATCTCCTCCTCGGCCGCCGCGCGAGCCGCGCGGTCCACCCGCGCCGCCACCACTGGTGGCAGCGCCGGCCCCGTCGCGGCCCCGCGGCGCCCGCGCTGCCGCCCCCGTCCGCGACGGGTGACGGCGAGCCCTGA
- a CDS encoding alpha/beta hydrolase, protein MKSRSTFLAPAALLASSLLVAGCSSGPTEASFNGKAPAKESKGGQSAAPQVPSNVQMPTNVRKWNLQRELSDGTQVMWTTLKGPKSGFEGRVWAWVPKQYKEKKYENSAFPVLTALPGASGYPTNYWFGADFKLQERIAQQVEAGKSLPFIVMMPVLNAKLDQYWDGSDIPGQPKMGTWMSDDVPDLARENFRTYKDPKGWGFFGSSAGGYVGMKMVLQYPDRFSTAVAGGPDTAPDSPFWKDHEPERLANDPGRLAEQLAKKSGPKVHISFLLGDKEEGAKVKAFKEKIGKGPVETDLHIIPNAGHDGYKYADGLFQGPLEWISKRMIGPVPGA, encoded by the coding sequence GTGAAGTCCCGGTCCACATTCCTGGCGCCCGCCGCCCTCCTGGCCTCCTCCCTGCTCGTGGCGGGCTGCTCCAGCGGCCCCACGGAGGCCTCGTTCAACGGGAAGGCCCCCGCCAAGGAGTCCAAGGGCGGGCAGAGCGCGGCGCCGCAGGTGCCCTCCAACGTCCAGATGCCGACGAACGTCCGCAAGTGGAACCTCCAGCGCGAGCTGAGTGACGGCACGCAGGTGATGTGGACCACGCTCAAGGGGCCGAAGTCGGGCTTCGAGGGCCGGGTGTGGGCCTGGGTGCCGAAGCAGTACAAGGAGAAGAAGTACGAGAACAGCGCGTTCCCGGTGCTGACGGCGCTGCCGGGCGCCTCCGGCTATCCGACGAACTACTGGTTCGGGGCCGACTTCAAACTCCAGGAGCGGATCGCGCAGCAGGTCGAGGCGGGCAAGTCCCTGCCGTTCATCGTGATGATGCCGGTCCTGAACGCCAAGCTGGACCAGTACTGGGACGGCAGCGACATCCCCGGGCAGCCGAAGATGGGCACCTGGATGTCCGACGACGTACCGGACCTGGCGCGCGAGAACTTCCGCACCTACAAGGACCCCAAGGGGTGGGGCTTCTTCGGCTCCTCGGCGGGCGGTTACGTCGGCATGAAGATGGTCCTGCAGTACCCGGACCGGTTCAGCACGGCGGTCGCGGGCGGGCCCGACACCGCGCCCGATTCGCCGTTCTGGAAGGACCACGAGCCGGAGAGGCTCGCCAACGACCCCGGCCGGCTCGCGGAGCAGCTCGCCAAGAAGAGCGGCCCGAAGGTCCACATCTCCTTCCTGCTCGGCGACAAGGAGGAGGGGGCGAAGGTGAAGGCCTTCAAGGAGAAGATCGGCAAGGGCCCCGTCGAGACGGACCTGCACATCATCCCCAACGCCGGGCACGACGGCTACAAGTACGCCGACGGCCTGTTCCAGGGACCCCTGGAGTGGATCAGCAAGCGCATGATCGGGCCGGTTCCCGGCGCCTGA
- a CDS encoding tyrosinase family protein produces MTVRKSQSKLTAEEKRAFTNALLELKRTGVYDRYVNAHNSFLMSDSDFGDRVGHRAPSFLPWHRRFLLDFESALQKVDPKVSLPYWDWTVDRTASSSLWAADFLGGTNRARDGQVLDGPFAYAGGKWAITVGVDARTYLRRTLGAGGAQLPTKDEVNSVLAMPTYDSAPWNSTSGGFRNHLEGWRGPGLHNKVHVWVGGHMASAASPNDPVFWMHHAFIDMLWSEWQRRNPKSAYLPAAPTANVVDFHGKLRPWNDVTPADLMDHRKFYTFDTER; encoded by the coding sequence GTGACCGTCCGCAAGAGCCAGTCGAAGCTGACCGCCGAGGAGAAGCGCGCCTTCACCAACGCGCTCCTCGAACTCAAGCGCACCGGCGTCTACGACCGCTACGTGAACGCCCACAACAGCTTCCTGATGAGCGACAGCGACTTCGGCGACCGGGTCGGCCACCGCGCCCCCTCGTTCCTCCCCTGGCACCGCCGCTTCCTGCTCGACTTCGAGTCGGCCCTGCAGAAGGTGGACCCGAAGGTCTCGCTGCCGTACTGGGACTGGACCGTGGACCGCACGGCGTCCTCCTCCCTGTGGGCCGCCGACTTCCTCGGCGGCACCAACCGGGCCCGCGACGGGCAGGTGCTCGACGGACCCTTCGCGTACGCGGGGGGCAAGTGGGCCATCACGGTCGGCGTGGACGCGCGCACGTACCTGCGGCGCACCCTCGGCGCGGGCGGCGCCCAGCTGCCGACCAAGGACGAGGTCAACTCCGTGCTCGCCATGCCGACGTACGACTCGGCCCCGTGGAACAGCACCTCGGGCGGGTTCCGCAACCACCTGGAGGGCTGGCGCGGCCCCGGTCTGCACAACAAGGTGCACGTGTGGGTGGGCGGGCACATGGCCAGCGCGGCGTCGCCCAACGACCCGGTGTTCTGGATGCACCACGCCTTCATCGACATGCTGTGGTCGGAGTGGCAGCGCCGGAACCCCAAGTCCGCGTACCTGCCCGCCGCACCCACGGCGAACGTGGTGGACTTCCACGGCAAGCTGCGGCCGTGGAACGACGTGACGCCGGCGGACCTGATGGACCACCGCAAGTTCTACACCTTCGACACCGAGCGGTAG
- a CDS encoding tyrosinase family oxidase copper chaperone gives MITRRQAFGIAVGAAAAVGLTACDKGGSGSAAASASPNAKASGSALSIPTGGIDEVYEGRRIQITLDPGAHHDGQHMPGLPTIKIDGKELHLMRNADNSWVTVVNHYETFADPVSAAKAAVRDLQGANLIPFTPKGEAL, from the coding sequence ATGATCACTCGAAGACAAGCCTTCGGCATCGCCGTCGGCGCGGCCGCCGCCGTGGGGCTGACGGCCTGCGACAAGGGGGGCTCCGGCTCCGCCGCGGCGAGCGCCTCCCCGAACGCCAAGGCCTCCGGCTCGGCGCTCTCCATACCCACCGGCGGCATCGACGAGGTCTACGAGGGCCGCCGCATCCAGATCACCCTCGACCCGGGCGCCCACCACGACGGCCAGCACATGCCGGGACTGCCGACCATCAAGATCGACGGCAAAGAGCTGCACCTCATGCGCAACGCCGACAACAGCTGGGTCACCGTGGTCAACCACTACGAGACCTTCGCCGATCCCGTCTCGGCCGCCAAGGCCGCCGTACGCGACCTCCAGGGCGCGAACCTGATCCCCTTCACCCCGAAGGGAGAGGCCCTGTGA